The genomic stretch TTTACTCCTAATTCTAGTGAGCGAACCGCTTTTAATAATGACTCTTCAAGTGTTCTACCGATCGCCATTACTTCTCCAGTTGCTTTCATTTGTGTTCCTAACTGACGGTTTGCAGTTTCGAACTTATCAAATGGCCAACGTGGAATTTTTGATACGATATAGTCTAATGCTGGCTCGAAGCAAGCATAAGTTTTCTTAGTAACTGGGTTAATCATTTCATCTAGTGTTAAGCCTACTGCGATTTTCGCTGCTAATTTTGCAATCGGATAACCTGTTGCTTTTGATGCTAGTGCACTTGAACGTGATACACGTGGGTTTACTTCGATTACATAGTATTGGAAGCTATGCGCGTCTAGTGCAAGCTGTACGTTACATCCACCTTCGATTCCTAGTGCACGAATGATTTTTAATGATACATTTCGTAGCATTTGATATTCGCGGTCACTTAATGTTTGAGATGGAGCTACTACGATTGAATCCCCTGTATGAACACCAACTGGGTCAATGTTTTCCATGTTACATACTACAATCGCATGGTCATTTGCATCTCGCATTACTTCATACTCAATTTCTTTGAAACCAGCGATACTTTTTTCTAATAAACATTGTGTTACTGGGCTATTTTTTAATCCGCTTGCTACGATTTCTTTTAAATCTTCTTCATCATTACAAATTCCTCCACCTGTTCCTCCAAGAGTAAAGGCAGGTCTTACGATAACTGGGTAGCCAATTTCTGCTACGAAGTCATATGCTTCTTCTAAAGTATGGATGATTACACTTTCTGGTACTGGCTCGTTTAAGTCGTTCATTAACGTTCTGAATAGATCGCGGTCTTCTGCACGGTTAATCGCTTCTAGAGTTGTTCCTAAAATTTTTACTCCACACTCTTTTAATACACCAGATTTATCTAATTCTACCGCTAGATTAAGTCCTGTTTGACCACCTAATGTCGGTAAAAGTGCATCTGGGCGTTCTTTACGAATGATTCGACTAACGAAATCTACTGTTAGTGGCTCGATGTATACTTTATCTGCTGTTTGTACATCTGTCATAATTGTTGCAGGGTTTGAGTTTACAAGAATTACTTTGTATCCTTCTTCTTTCAATGCCTGACAAGCCTGAGTTCCAGCATAGTCAAATTCTGCTGCTTGACCGATTATGATTGGTCCTGATCCGATTACTAAGATTGATTTTATGTCTACGCGTTTTGGCATTGTAAGTTCCCCTCTCTCTTCTGTGCTTCCATCATGCTAATAAATTCGTCAAATAAGTAGTTTGCATCTTCTGGTCCTGGTGATGCTTCTGGGTGATATTGTACTGTGAAAGCTGGATATTTCTTGTGTTTAAGTCCTTCTACTGTTCCATCATTTAATGCAACATGTGTTACTTCTAAGTCAGTTCCTTCAATTGACTCTGTTTCTACAGCATAACCGTGATTTTGTGAAGTGATTGCTACTTTACCTGTTTCTAAATGCTTAACTGGATGGTTCGCACCACGGTGTCCGAATTTAAGTTTTGAAGTATTTCCTCCATTTGCTAGTGCGAATAATTGGTGACCTAAGCAAATTCCAAATAATGGTACTTTACCAACTACTTCTTTAATCATTTCGATTGCTACTTGAACATCTTTTGGATCTCCAGGTCCATTACTTAACATAATTCCATCTGGAGCTAGTAAGAATATTTCTTTTGCCGATACGTTATAAGGTACAACTGTAACGTCACATTTACGATTTGTTAATTCTCTTAAGATACCGTGTTTCATACCGAAATCTACTAAAACCACTCGGTGTCCTCTACCTGGACTTCTATATGGTTTGTGTGTAGAAACTCGCTCTACATGATTTGTGAATAACGGTGTGTTTGCTAATTCTGCAACTACTTCATCAACATTTGCTTCCATGCTGCAGAACTTACCTTTCATTGTTCCAACTTCACGTAACTTTTTCGTTAACATGCGTGTATCGATTCCTGCTAGACCCGGGATTCCTTTGTCTTTACAGTATTGATCTAAACTCATTTTGTTTCGGAAATTTGATGGGTGCTCAGCATATTCCTTTACAATTAAGCCGTGAACTGCTGGTACGATACTTTCAAAATCCTCTAAATTAATTCCGTAGTTACCTACTAATGGGTAAGTGAATGTTACGATTTGTCCACAGTAAGATGGGTCAGTTAATACTTCTTGATATCCTGTCATACCTGTTGTAAATACTATTTCTCCTGTTGTTTCAACTTCGCTACCAAATCCTTCTCCTACAAAAACTGTACCGTCTTCTAATATTAATTGACGCATCATACTGTTAATTCCTCTCTTTCATATACTAATTTGCCATTTACCATTGTCATTACCGGCCAACCTTTACATTTCCAGCCATCAAATGGTGTGTTTTTACCTTTCGAAAGGAATGTTGTTGAATCGATTTCCTCTTCTAACTCTAAGTCGATTACAGTTAAGTCTGCCACCGCTCCAACTTCAATTTTCCCTCTGTTTAAGTTAAAAACTTCAGCAGGTTTAGTTGTTAAAAAGTTGATTAATTGCTGTAATGTCATTTTCCCTGTTTCAACAAAGTGTGTGTTTAATAATGGAAATGCTGTTTCTAATCCTACAATTCCAAATGGTGCTAATTGCATTCCTTGTGCTTTTTCCTCAGCTGTATGAGGTGCATGATCTGTTGCAATCATGTCGATTGTTCCATCCATTAATCCTTCAATTAATGCGTCTCTGTCGATTGCACTTCTTAAAGGTGGATTCATTTTGAAATTTGTATCTAAGCCTGGGATATCATCTTCACAAAGAATTAAATGGTGTGGAGAGACCTCAGCAGTTACATTTATACCAGCTCGTTTAGCATCGCGTACTACTCTTACTGATTCTTTTGTACTGATATGGCAAACATGATAATGACATCCTGTAGCTTCAGCTAGTAAAACATCTCGAGCAATTTGAACACTTTCACAGATTGAAGGGATCCCATTTAAGCCATTTTCTTTTGAAAACTTGCCTTCGTGAACACAACCTTTTTGAATTAGCGTGTTTTCTTCACAGTGTGCAACGATTGATACGTTTAGCTCTGCAGCTTTTTGCATTGCTTTGTACATCATTTCAGCAGATTGAACTCCTACACCATCATCTGTGAATGCAAATGCTCCGTTTTCTTTTAAGCCTTCAAAGTCTGTTTGCTCTTCACCAGCTTGTCGTATTGTAATTGATGCATATGGTAATACATTTACAACTGCTGTTTCTTCTATTTTCTTATTTAAAGCTGTTAAGTGTTCGATTGTATCTGGTACTGGACGAGTATTTGGCATTGCTGCAATTGATGTAAATCCACCTCTTGCAGCTGCTTTTGTACCTGTTTCGATTGTCTCCTTATGTTCACCACCTGGCTCGCGAAGATGAACATGAACATCTATTAAACCGGCTGAAAGTAATTTGCCGTTTAACTCAATTTGTACTGCATCTTCATCAACGATTGTTTCAGCAATCACTGAAATTTTTCCATTAACGACTAATACGTCTCTATTTAGAAGTTCACCATTTTCTTGTAAGATGACACCGTTTTTAAACAAGTACTTCATTTTTCATCTCTCCCCATACTGTTGGTAAGGCTCTTTTTAAAACAGCCATTCGTACATATACACCATTTTCCATTTGCTTAAAGATTCTTGATCGCTCGCACTCTACTAATTCACTCGCAATTTCTACATCTCGATTAAATGGAGCTGGATGCATGATGATACTATTTGGTTTCATTTTTGCTTCTCTTTCAATTGTTAGTCCATGGTTTTGTAAGTAATTTTCCATTATGTGATTAGTTTTTCCGTCATGTCTTTCATGCTGTACTCTCAGTAACATCATTACATCAACTTCTTCAACTAATTCATCTAAATTTTTATATGCTCCATAAGTATTTTTATCGTCTTTCCATTCATCTGGACTTGCGAAGTATACTTTTGCTCCAAGTCTCGTTAGTGCTTCAGCATTAGAGCGAGCAACTCTTGAATGTCTTAAGTCCCCAGCTATTGCTACTTTTAATCCTTCAAAGCTACCAAATTCTTGTTTGATCGTTAGTAAGTCAAGTAAGCATTGTGTTGGGTGGTTTCCACATCCATCGCCGGCATTCAGGATTGGCATTCCTGCATCTTTAATTTCTTGAAAATACTCGTCTTCAGTATGACGTATTATGACTGCTTCAACTCCAATTGCTTGAAGTGTTTTAACTGTGTCATATAAAGTTTCACCTTTTTGAATACTTGAGCTTTCAACAGCTAAATTAATTACCTCAAGACCAAGTTTCTTCTGTGCTACTTCAAAACTAAAGCGAGTTCTCGTACTATTCTCAAAAAACAAATTTGCAACAAATGTCTGACGTTTCAGGCTACTTATTTCTCCATTTGCAAAGTTTTGAGCTTGGTTTAGCAAATCTTGAATTTCTTCTTTTGTTAAATCAGACATGGTTAATAAATGATTCATCCGTCTTCCCCCTAAATGAATTTCATCCGTTTTTTTCTGGAGCATTCTATCCTTTGTAAGAATGCCCCACTTAATTGTCATTTATGAAGCTAAGCTATTATCGTTTTGATCTTTTTCAATTTTACGATCTCCACCAATGTTCTCAGGTAGTACTAAATTTAAGACTACTCCGATTAGAGCTGATAATGCCATTCCTTCTAGTGCGAATGTCTTACCAATGTGTATTGCAGCTCCACCAATACCTAGTACTAAGATTACTGAAGCGATGATTAAGTTACGCTGTTTAGAGAAATCTGTTTTGTTTTCTACAAGTACTCGCAATCCGCTTGAAGCGATGATTCCGAATAGTAGGATTGAGATACCACCCATTACTGGTGTTGGGATTGAGCTAATCAGTGCTGATATTTTTCCGATGAATCCGAATACCATGGCGAAGATTGCAGCACCGATGAACAGGTATACGCTGTATGCTCTTGTAATTGCTAGCACTCCTATGTTTTCACCGTAAGTTGTTGTCGTAGGTCCACCGATTAGACCTGCAATCATTGTTGAAACTGCATCTCCGAATAATGACTTATCTAATCCAGGATCTTTAATTAAGTCTTTATTTACAACACTTCCAAGTACTACTTGGTGACCTATATGTTCTGAGATTGTCACGATTGCTACTGGTACAAAGATGATTAGTAGCTGGAATGTGACATGCGGCGTGTAGTTTACAAATGGTACTGAGAAATCTGGTACTGCTAACCAATGTGCTTTTGCAATTCCTGTGAAATCTACTACTCCAAAGAAGATTGAACTTATATATCCACCGATAATTCCTACTAAGATTGGTATGACTGATAAGAAACCTTTTGTGAATAATGCTGTGATGATTGTGATCGCTAGTGTAATTAATGCGATTGTGATTGATGTTGAGCTGTATTTATGGTCTGCTCCGTTCATTGCCATTCCAACCGCTACCGATGATAAGCTTAAACCGATTACGATGATTACCGGTCCAACAACGATTGGTGGTAATACTCTGAACAACCATTTCACGCCTACTTTGTTTATGATTAGTGCGATGACTGCGTAAATAATACCTGTGATGAAAACTCCTACGAACGCTGCACCAGGTTCTAAATTTGTTTTCGCATAGATCATTGGAGCTATGAAAGCGAATGATGACCCTAGGTATGATGGCACTTTTCCTCTAGTAATTAGGACGAATACGATCGTTCCAATTCCACTTGATATTAGTGCGATTGAAGGATTAATTCCGATTAAGATTGGAGCTAATACTGTAGATCCAAACATTGCGAATAAATGTTGTAAACTCAGGAAAAACCATTGACCTAAATTCGGTTTTTCATTTATCTCAAGTACAGGTTTTTGTTTTATCATGTTGATTCCTCCATTTTTCCCAATAAAAAAACTCTTTGTGATTATACACAAAGAGTCCAATACGTTGCTTAGAAGGCAGCAACTAACTAGACCCTTTGTTAGCCTCTCTGGACCAAATTTAAAAGGGACTTTTATTTTTCAAATATACTTACTTTATCGTGGTCATCTGTTTCCTTTAAAGCTACGACTACTTTTTCATTACTCGATGTTGGAATATTTTTACCAACATAGTCAGCTCTTACTGGAAGTTCACGATGTCCTCGATCTACTAGTACTGCTAATTGAATTTGTGCCGGTCTACCTAGGTCCATAACAGCGTCCATTGCGGCACGAACTGTTCTACCTGTGTAAAGCACATCATCAACTAAAATTACTTTTTTGTTTGTTAGGTCAACAGGAACATTTGAACCTTTCACTAATGGTTCTTTGTTTTCTGTCTTTGTTGATAAATCGTCTCGATAAAGTGTAATATCTAAATCACCCATGATTACATCTTTACCTTCAATTTGTTTAATTCGTTCTGCAATTCGTTTTGCTAGATAAACACCTCTTGTTTTAATTCCTACTAAAACGATGTTTTCAATGCCTTTGTTATTCTCTAGCATTTCATGTGCAATTCTTGTTAGACCACGTCTAATTGCAAGTTCGTCTAAGATGATTGCTTTTTCAGTCATTTACCTTACCTCCTACTTTTAATTTGTAGAAGCAAAAAACCCTCTTGCCCGATGGACAAGAGGGTAGCGTAAAAGGATACAATTATCCCTTTTCATTTTTTCCGCTTCCTTCTCAACCTCACGGGGTTGTGTTAAAGGTTCATTCAACTGTCCTCATTATGACCTATATCACGATGATTGTCAACAGTTATCTACGTAAATGTTCAATAATATTTTCTAGTACTTTTGGAATAGGTGATGAGAACTCTAAATACTCATTTGTTCTAGGATGTTTAAACCCTAAAACAGCTGCATGTAGAGCTTGACCATCAATATCTAACGTTTTACGTGGACCATATTTAGGATCACCAGCTAATGGGAATCCAATATACTTCATATGAACACGAATTTGATGCGTACGACCCGTTTCAAGCTGACATTCTACTAAAGTAAACTCCTCAAAGCGATCTAAAACTCTAAAATGAGTAACTGCTTCTTTACTATTTTCATCAGTAACTGTCATACTTTGACGATCACTCTTATCTCGTCCAATTGGTGCATCAATTGTGCCTTCCTCATGTGGAATAACACCATGTACAATTGCAATATATTTACGTACAGTCGTTTTTTCACGTAATTGCTCTGCAAGCTTTTCGTGAGCTACATCATTTTTGGCAACCATTAATAATCCTGAAGTATCTTTATCAATTCGATGAACAATACCAGGTCTTAATATACCGTTAATACCAGATAAATCTTTACAATGATACATTAGCGCATTGACTAAAGTACCCGTTTCATGACCTAATGCAGGATGCACAACCATACCACGTGGTTTATTTACAACGATTACATCAGAATCTTCGTAATAAATTTCAAGTGGGATATCTTCAGCTATCACTTCTAATGGCTTTGGATCAGGTACTGAAACTGATATTTCATCGCCCTGTTTTACTTTATAATTCCGTTTAATTTTATCACCGTTCACTAATACAAAATCTTCTTTTAACCATATTTGAACCTGCGATCTTGACCACTCATCATTTTGGGCCGAAATAAATGTATCGATTCTTTCTAAATGTTGATCCTCTTGAACTGTAAAAGCAAAAACTGTCATTTCTTAACTCCTCTTTTATCTTCCAATAAAGTAATAATAAATAATAAAATAACTCCTACACAAAGAGCTGAATCTGCGATATTAAATACTGGGAAATCATAATTGAAAATATAAACATGAATAAAATCAACTACTTCTTTTCTAAAGAAACGATCAATGAAATTACCGATTGCTCCTCCTAATACCAGTCCTAACGACAAACCTAGGAAACGATGTCCCTTTGCGTGCTTTTGAATAAAATAAATCACCGCTACTACAAAAACTAATGTGATTAAATAAAAGAATCCCATTTTACCTTGGAGCATTCCCCATGCTGCCCCGCGATTGCGATGTGAAGTTATGTAAAAGAAATTTTTAATAATTTCAATATTTTCTCCATAATACATCTTCTTTAAAACCGCAAGTTTTGTCAGCTGATCAATTAAAATGACAATTAATGCAATAATATATGCCATATTTATCCCCTACCTTATTAGATATCTCATAAAATTTTAGCATAGGGGAAACGTTTATACAATGAATAGTATTAGTAATGATTTCTCACAAAACTAAAATCCTCCAAGGTTCGACCTGTTGGAAGGATTTTTAACTTATCAATTGGGATAGGTTGCCCAGTTACTTCACAATAACCATACAATCCATTATCAATTTTTTGTAAAGCAATCTCAATATCATATAAGTCATTTTGCATATCTTCAACTAGCATAAGATGCTTATTTGTCTCTTCATAAATAGAATGATGATACTCGATTACCGAAGAGCTTATTGGTTCAGAAAATAAACGATGCAGCAATTCATTTTTAATTACTTCGAGCTCTTGTTTAATATAGAAAATTTCATTGCTCCTCATCTTCTTCACTCCCAATTATTAATGTACCGATACTTTTCCCTCAAATTGAAATTGATAATAGGTGAAACTTTTTCCTGTAAAGGAAATCGAAAAAGATATTTCCATTAATAAATGAAGTGCTAGTAAGATTTTCTTTTAAATTAAATGCTCGATCATAAAGGAGTGTTGTTTTTTACTTTTTTAAAGACTCATTTAGAATGAAGGATGAATTTGACAAAGAATATTTTTCTATCAATGAACAAAGATAAAGCTAATTGTGTTGAGATTAATTTTTAGGAGAATTTAAATTGAAAGGTAAACGTAGACTATTCATTTTATTTACTTTCATATTTGTTATTTTCTGCACTAGCGAGAAATACCCATGCCATAAAAAAGCTTATTCATATACGATAAAACAAAAAACTGAAACTGTTGTACAAAGAAATAAACATACAAATCCATATGATTGGGTAGAAGGTAACAAATTCATCGCACATGGGTTAGGTGGTTTAGAAGGAAATAAAAGAGTTACAAATAGTAAAGAAGCTTTAGAAAACAGTTACAAAAATGGTTATCGAATTGTAGAAGTAGATTTTGTTATTACAACAGACGGTCAATTAGTAGCAAGGCACGATTGGAAAGAATATATGTTTGCATTTTTAGGTCAACATGTCTCAGCTGATAAACTTGGTAAACCATTGAATTTGAATGAATTTAGATCCCTAATGATTCATAAAAAATATCATCCACTTACGCTTGAAGAAATAGTAAGATTAATGAAAATCTACCCCGATCTTTATCTTGTAACTGATACAAAAAGTAATTCGAAAGATGAAGTCATAAAGGTTTTTTCTAATATCGTAAGTACAGTTAGTCAAATCGAACCTTCTGTTTTAGAACGAATCATTCCTCAATTATATACAATTGAAATGTATGACTTTATAAATAATATTTATCCATTTAAAAGTTATATTTTGACACTTTATCAAGGTAACATTACAAATGATGAAGCAATTGAATTCGTTAAAGACAAAGGAATTAAGGTTGTCACAATGCCAGTGACTTTGGTAAATACAGAATTTATTACTCGTTTAAGACAAATTAATGTTAGAGTTTATGTAAATACAATAAATGATAAATCTATTTATCATCACTATCAAATAATGGGAGTTCATGGGGTCTATTCTGATTATCTAATTCCGAATGAATACAGGACTGATTTTCTTTTTCCTCACGAATTCAAAACTAAAATAAATCCATAAGGTTAATAGATAGTCGAGAAAATAGGATAGGAAACCATCCAACAGATGGTTTCTATTTTATTTTATTAAATACACTTTAACAAATCCCTACTACAAAAAGAAAACCCACACAGGAATTAAATCCTAGTGTGGGTTTTCTTTTCTAACTATCTCTTCCTACCAACAAATCAGTCTGTAAATTGCTGTGTCCAATAAGTTCCTACTTTACCTACACCAATTTGTTTAAAGTTAGCGCTCATAATATTCGCTCTATGTCCTGGTGAGTTCATCCAATCAGTCATAACTTCTTTAGCTGTCGTTTGCCCTTGTGCAATGTTTTCCCCTTTATAGCCACCTTTAAAGTCTAAAGTGGAATGATACATACTGTGTGCATTACTCATCGTTTGAGACCAGTTTTGTGCTGTCCCGTTTAAATAGCTCGATACTGTTAGTGGCTTTAATCCGCCTTGACCACGCTCGATATTTACTAAATCTAAAATTTGTTGTTCGATCGAAGCATTTGTACTTACACCCACATTTACAAATTTGTAAAACATTATTTATGGTTGAGGTAATCGACAAATAGATAAAAAGAGCCGAAAAAATTCGACTCTTTCATTAAGTGCCTCAGGCAACTCTTCTTTTTACATATCTTTTACAACACTTGCACAACGTAAGCATAATGTAGGATGAGCTTCATCTTTTCCTACTTCTTCAGTTACAACCCAACAACGTTCACATGTTTCACCACTAGCAGGTGTTACTACAATACTTAATGTATCGAATTTTTGTGCTGATTCAGGTGCTTGTTCGTTTTGATCTGCAACTTCTACATGAGAAACGATTAATAATTGTTTGAAGTCTTCATGAATTGAATTTAATAGCTCAGCTACTTCTGCATTTGGATAAATTGTTACTGCAGCAGTTAACGATTTACCGATTACTTTTTCGTTACGAGCTACTTCTAGGGCTTTTAATA from Arthrobacter citreus encodes the following:
- the carA gene encoding glutamine-hydrolyzing carbamoyl-phosphate synthase small subunit; protein product: MMRQLILEDGTVFVGEGFGSEVETTGEIVFTTGMTGYQEVLTDPSYCGQIVTFTYPLVGNYGINLEDFESIVPAVHGLIVKEYAEHPSNFRNKMSLDQYCKDKGIPGLAGIDTRMLTKKLREVGTMKGKFCSMEANVDEVVAELANTPLFTNHVERVSTHKPYRSPGRGHRVVLVDFGMKHGILRELTNRKCDVTVVPYNVSAKEIFLLAPDGIMLSNGPGDPKDVQVAIEMIKEVVGKVPLFGICLGHQLFALANGGNTSKLKFGHRGANHPVKHLETGKVAITSQNHGYAVETESIEGTDLEVTHVALNDGTVEGLKHKKYPAFTVQYHPEASPGPEDANYLFDEFISMMEAQKREGNLQCQNA
- a CDS encoding dihydroorotase; protein product: MKYLFKNGVILQENGELLNRDVLVVNGKISVIAETIVDEDAVQIELNGKLLSAGLIDVHVHLREPGGEHKETIETGTKAAARGGFTSIAAMPNTRPVPDTIEHLTALNKKIEETAVVNVLPYASITIRQAGEEQTDFEGLKENGAFAFTDDGVGVQSAEMMYKAMQKAAELNVSIVAHCEENTLIQKGCVHEGKFSKENGLNGIPSICESVQIARDVLLAEATGCHYHVCHISTKESVRVVRDAKRAGINVTAEVSPHHLILCEDDIPGLDTNFKMNPPLRSAIDRDALIEGLMDGTIDMIATDHAPHTAEEKAQGMQLAPFGIVGLETAFPLLNTHFVETGKMTLQQLINFLTTKPAEVFNLNRGKIEVGAVADLTVIDLELEEEIDSTTFLSKGKNTPFDGWKCKGWPVMTMVNGKLVYEREELTV
- a CDS encoding aspartate carbamoyltransferase catalytic subunit, which translates into the protein MNHLLTMSDLTKEEIQDLLNQAQNFANGEISSLKRQTFVANLFFENSTRTRFSFEVAQKKLGLEVINLAVESSSIQKGETLYDTVKTLQAIGVEAVIIRHTEDEYFQEIKDAGMPILNAGDGCGNHPTQCLLDLLTIKQEFGSFEGLKVAIAGDLRHSRVARSNAEALTRLGAKVYFASPDEWKDDKNTYGAYKNLDELVEEVDVMMLLRVQHERHDGKTNHIMENYLQNHGLTIEREAKMKPNSIIMHPAPFNRDVEIASELVECERSRIFKQMENGVYVRMAVLKRALPTVWGEMKNEVLV
- a CDS encoding uracil permease, with translation MKQKPVLEINEKPNLGQWFFLSLQHLFAMFGSTVLAPILIGINPSIALISSGIGTIVFVLITRGKVPSYLGSSFAFIAPMIYAKTNLEPGAAFVGVFITGIIYAVIALIINKVGVKWLFRVLPPIVVGPVIIVIGLSLSSVAVGMAMNGADHKYSSTSITIALITLAITIITALFTKGFLSVIPILVGIIGGYISSIFFGVVDFTGIAKAHWLAVPDFSVPFVNYTPHVTFQLLIIFVPVAIVTISEHIGHQVVLGSVVNKDLIKDPGLDKSLFGDAVSTMIAGLIGGPTTTTYGENIGVLAITRAYSVYLFIGAAIFAMVFGFIGKISALISSIPTPVMGGISILLFGIIASSGLRVLVENKTDFSKQRNLIIASVILVLGIGGAAIHIGKTFALEGMALSALIGVVLNLVLPENIGGDRKIEKDQNDNSLAS
- the pyrR gene encoding bifunctional pyr operon transcriptional regulator/uracil phosphoribosyltransferase PyrR — its product is MTEKAIILDELAIRRGLTRIAHEMLENNKGIENIVLVGIKTRGVYLAKRIAERIKQIEGKDVIMGDLDITLYRDDLSTKTENKEPLVKGSNVPVDLTNKKVILVDDVLYTGRTVRAAMDAVMDLGRPAQIQLAVLVDRGHRELPVRADYVGKNIPTSSNEKVVVALKETDDHDKVSIFEK
- a CDS encoding RluA family pseudouridine synthase translates to MTVFAFTVQEDQHLERIDTFISAQNDEWSRSQVQIWLKEDFVLVNGDKIKRNYKVKQGDEISVSVPDPKPLEVIAEDIPLEIYYEDSDVIVVNKPRGMVVHPALGHETGTLVNALMYHCKDLSGINGILRPGIVHRIDKDTSGLLMVAKNDVAHEKLAEQLREKTTVRKYIAIVHGVIPHEEGTIDAPIGRDKSDRQSMTVTDENSKEAVTHFRVLDRFEEFTLVECQLETGRTHQIRVHMKYIGFPLAGDPKYGPRKTLDIDGQALHAAVLGFKHPRTNEYLEFSSPIPKVLENIIEHLRR
- the lspA gene encoding signal peptidase II — encoded protein: MAYIIALIVILIDQLTKLAVLKKMYYGENIEIIKNFFYITSHRNRGAAWGMLQGKMGFFYLITLVFVVAVIYFIQKHAKGHRFLGLSLGLVLGGAIGNFIDRFFRKEVVDFIHVYIFNYDFPVFNIADSALCVGVILLFIITLLEDKRGVKK
- a CDS encoding molecular chaperone DnaK codes for the protein MRSNEIFYIKQELEVIKNELLHRLFSEPISSSVIEYHHSIYEETNKHLMLVEDMQNDLYDIEIALQKIDNGLYGYCEVTGQPIPIDKLKILPTGRTLEDFSFVRNHY
- a CDS encoding glycerophosphodiester phosphodiesterase, translating into MKGKRRLFILFTFIFVIFCTSEKYPCHKKAYSYTIKQKTETVVQRNKHTNPYDWVEGNKFIAHGLGGLEGNKRVTNSKEALENSYKNGYRIVEVDFVITTDGQLVARHDWKEYMFAFLGQHVSADKLGKPLNLNEFRSLMIHKKYHPLTLEEIVRLMKIYPDLYLVTDTKSNSKDEVIKVFSNIVSTVSQIEPSVLERIIPQLYTIEMYDFINNIYPFKSYILTLYQGNITNDEAIEFVKDKGIKVVTMPVTLVNTEFITRLRQINVRVYVNTINDKSIYHHYQIMGVHGVYSDYLIPNEYRTDFLFPHEFKTKINP
- a CDS encoding CAP domain-containing protein → MFYKFVNVGVSTNASIEQQILDLVNIERGQGGLKPLTVSSYLNGTAQNWSQTMSNAHSMYHSTLDFKGGYKGENIAQGQTTAKEVMTDWMNSPGHRANIMSANFKQIGVGKVGTYWTQQFTD